The sequence below is a genomic window from Gossypium hirsutum isolate 1008001.06 chromosome A11, Gossypium_hirsutum_v2.1, whole genome shotgun sequence.
CCCTCTAGTTGACTTGATTTAAGCTTAGGCAGCAATTCAGAAACTGCCTTTTGAAATGTAACACGATTCATCCTGCCATTGCTtccatttaaaatcattttcGACAGAAAAGTAACCTCTTGGGAGTCCAAATGTTCACCCAGTAGCTCATTCCAAAATCCATCATCCTCGTTGAGGTTGGGTGCTTCCATTAGTTCTACTACTTGCTTCAGTGCTGCTACATTCCTACCGGCACCACAACCCATGGCAGTAGCAGCCCCCACAGCATTTGCAAATGCCAATGTTGTAACCAAGGGAATATTGTGTATAAAACCGAATGCAATAGCTGCAACAAAACTATCTCCGCAGCCGACGGTGTCCATGACTTTCACctgatgaaatatttgaaataatcgaGAGACATTAGAATGGTCAGACATAAATATAGTACTGGAAAACTTTCAGACAATAGATGTCATATTTCGGGGACAAATAGATGTGTTAAACGTGGCTGGCATAAATTGTTAAGAGAAACATATATATGTTTTCTATGTCCCTAAAATTTTTGTAAATCATATCTTACAGTATCAAAGAGTTACAAAAGTGCATTTTCAAGAAACAGAAAAAAACAACCTTAGCTTAAAGCAAATTGAAAAGATATTCAAGGAATTGCGACAAATTAACATTCACATAATGACTAACCTTTTATGCTTTTGGATATACATTGAAGCTAAGCCTATAACTCACCTTAAATGCAGATGCACATGTAATATTTGACGTGGTTATCAGAATTGAACCCCTAGGGCCCATCTTCACAACCACCCATTTAGTGCGGACCCCTGTCCTCAGCAACTCCTGTCCTGCTAGAATCGGGTTCGCTATGCCAGTCACTGATTCGGCCTGAAAATTCATTAATGCAAATGCAACTAATTAGGTAAACAGCCAATAAAGCTAGGAGATAGAAAGATACAATTCACATCAAATACTATAGAAGGCCAAATGGTTCCTACAGGAATTCAAAGTTCCAAACTCCATAGTAGCAGGCATATTTATTATCTATGAAGGGTGAGGAGTACTCCCCACCAACGCTCAATAATCCAAAAAAGTTTGTGCATTTTCAGGCAGACAATGTTGGCAATACACTACACGTCACTCATCCACAAAGATCATCAGATTAAAAAGGCCCATTGATTCTGTGAAAAGAAGTGCCTCAAACCTCATCAGATGTTAGAAGGAGGACATCACTCATCCTCAAGAAATGCCTAAGTGCCTTTTGTTCTTCCACAGTTCCGCGTAAAAGACTCTTTCCACGCGGCCCTGGATCGAAAAACACTGATGTACCAGCTTCAATTGCATAGTCAACAGCTGACATTATCAAACCAGGGCAAAGCTCATCAAAATCATAACCATTACAAAACAAGATTCTCGATCGCTTAATCCCCCTCTTTACTTCTTCAGAAAGTGTACTCATCCAGCTAAAAGCAGGCTCCTCAAAAAAATCAGCTGGACTAATGAAACAATAAACAGGAACAGATAAAACGTTTAGCAACCATTTTCTCTAACAAAATTGGCGACCCTTTGTTGACGATCAGAGAAAAGACATGTTTTGATTTTTTACCTGCAAAAACCATGCTTTTGTAAAGGATCAACAAGCACCCAACATAAGAGAGTTTGATGAGAAGCACTTGGACTGTTAACAACATCAGCTTCTTCATTCATTCCCACCATACGAATTCCTTCATCACGAAGCACATCTAGAAGAAACTTCCCATAAATTTCATTACCAACATAACCTATTGTAATACAATTGAGTCCCAGCCTTGCAGCTGCTATAGCTACATTACAGTTGCCACCAGCTTCCCAATATTGCTATAACCCAAAAAGAAAACATAGACAAAAGTTAGTGATTTTTCCATAAAACCCATGAATTTGTAAACCCCCCCAAAAAGAAAACATAGACAAAAGTTAGTGATTTTTCCATAAAACCCATGAATTTGTAAACCCCCGTTTGAAAAGAGTATTTTTCTTTTACCTTGTCGGGAGGAGAAGAGGATAACTGTTCCATGATGGCTTTGCGAGCGCCTTTAGAAGACGGGGGTAATTTGGGAACATTGAGAACAATATCAACACAGAGATTGCCGAGAGTGGCGACATCGACGGTTTTGAGGGCGGCGTTTTTGGTGGAGTTGGAGGAGGGGAGGGAGCGAGGAGGGTGAGTGGGAAGAGGGATATGGAAACTCCGGCAGCTAGAGGCAGAGCAGGGAGAATAAGCGGTGGTGTTTAGATGGAGGGGAAACAGGCGGCGAGAAGGGATAGCGTTAGGAGGGTGAAGGCGGGGCGGGAAAGGGGATTGGAGGGGTTTAAAGGCTATGGATTGGTGATGCATTCAGCTGAATCAATAGTAAACAACGAGTCAAAGAAGAGTAAGGGGGAAATTGAGAGAAGTAATAGAAATGAGTGAAAGTCGGGATAGTTGAAGTTAATTTAAAGGGAAAGTAAGGAGGATTGACTCGTTTTTTCTGGCAAAGTAGACGTTACGAGTCTTTTAAGCATATTTCAAGTTGACGATTGAGTAGAGaatggttgaatggaatgaaatttcatttttcataaatttggTTCAATAGGTTGGAAA
It includes:
- the LOC107924214 gene encoding fructokinase-1, with the translated sequence MHHQSIAFKPLQSPFPPRLHPPNAIPSRRLFPLHLNTTAYSPCSASSCRSFHIPLPTHPPRSLPSSNSTKNAALKTVDVATLGNLCVDIVLNVPKLPPSSKGARKAIMEQLSSSPPDKQYWEAGGNCNVAIAAARLGLNCITIGYVGNEIYGKFLLDVLRDEGIRMVGMNEEADVVNSPSASHQTLLCWVLVDPLQKHGFCSPADFFEEPAFSWMSTLSEEVKRGIKRSRILFCNGYDFDELCPGLIMSAVDYAIEAGTSVFFDPGPRGKSLLRGTVEEQKALRHFLRMSDVLLLTSDEAESVTGIANPILAGQELLRTGVRTKWVVVKMGPRGSILITTSNITCASAFKVKVMDTVGCGDSFVAAIAFGFIHNIPLVTTLAFANAVGAATAMGCGAGRNVAALKQVVELMEAPNLNEDDGFWNELLGEHLDSQEVTFLSKMILNGSNGRMNRVTFQKAVSELLPKLKSSQLEGTLSC